The Flavobacteriales bacterium genome contains a region encoding:
- a CDS encoding ABC transporter permease encodes MLAFVIKRLSYGFLVMWGVVTVVFILFNVLPGDPARMMLDQREDAEQLKNIRAKYGFDKPLSSQYALYLNDLSPISLHSQGLNDYSNLESKAYSYFKIVSIKHTDIVIKFPYLRTSFKKSGKLVSHIISDTLPNTVVLALSSILIAIVVGIFIGILAAIFKDSWIDKLALFFGVLGMSVPSFFSAILIAWLFGFVLNHLTGLNMTGSLYSVDDYGRGEFLSLSNLILPAIILGVRPLAVIIQLTRSSFLETLTQDYVRTAFAKGLSFVKVLRKHVLKNSLNPVVTAVSGWFASLLAGAVFVEYIFAWNGLGKEIVDALNQLDLPLVMGSVLTIALMFVIINIVVDLIYGWLDPRIRMS; translated from the coding sequence TTGTTAGCATTTGTCATCAAGCGTTTGAGTTATGGTTTCCTAGTAATGTGGGGAGTAGTAACTGTAGTATTTATACTCTTTAATGTTTTGCCTGGTGACCCAGCAAGAATGATGTTAGATCAAAGGGAAGATGCTGAGCAGTTGAAAAATATAAGAGCCAAATATGGCTTTGACAAGCCACTTTCTTCTCAATATGCTTTATATCTCAATGATTTATCTCCAATATCCTTGCACTCACAAGGGCTTAATGATTATTCTAACCTTGAATCCAAAGCATATAGCTACTTTAAAATAGTTTCTATCAAACATACAGATATCGTAATTAAGTTCCCTTATCTAAGGACATCTTTTAAAAAGTCTGGCAAATTAGTTAGTCATATTATTTCAGACACATTGCCCAATACGGTTGTCTTAGCACTTTCTTCAATACTTATTGCTATTGTAGTTGGTATTTTCATTGGGATATTGGCCGCTATCTTCAAAGACAGTTGGATTGACAAGTTGGCTCTATTTTTTGGAGTCTTAGGAATGTCAGTTCCATCCTTTTTTTCAGCGATACTCATTGCTTGGTTGTTTGGTTTTGTGTTAAACCATCTTACAGGTTTAAACATGACTGGCAGCTTGTATTCGGTAGATGATTATGGAAGGGGAGAGTTCCTTAGTTTATCTAACCTTATTCTACCCGCTATAATCCTAGGCGTAAGACCTTTAGCGGTTATTATACAATTGACAAGGTCATCTTTTTTAGAAACTTTGACACAAGATTATGTGCGTACGGCTTTTGCCAAAGGTTTAAGTTTTGTTAAAGTGTTGAGAAAGCATGTTTTGAAAAATTCACTAAATCCGGTTGTTACAGCCGTATCGGGTTGGTTTGCTAGTTTATTAGCAGGGGCTGTTTTTGTAGAATACATTTTCGCATGGAATGGTTTAGGCAAAGAAATTGTCGATGCATTAAATCAATTGGACTTACCACTAGTAATGGGAAGTGTATTGACTATTGCGCTAATGTTTGTAATTATTAATATTGTGGTTGATCTTATTTATGGATGGTTAGACCCTAGAATTAGAATGAGTTAA
- a CDS encoding DoxX family protein, which yields MKFLTYLSRLIVGVLFIISGLIKANDALGFSYKLEEYFSADVLNLEFLIPLAFVMAAGICIFEVVVGIMVLIGARPKLANWSLMLMIVFFTFLTFYSAYYNKVTDCGCFGDAIKLTPWGSFRKDLILLFFISILFLGEKHIKSLLSRKMENMFLAIVTFFCFAFVVHTYRHLPVKDFRPYAIGNNITEGMKTCDELELPCTEEAYYYVVKNKATGEVSEMLSTDYQDKWEDYDFVEATEKTIVLQEGYEPPIHDFSITKDGVDYTYSVLDEDNAFLLVCYNIDKTSASSQEEINAFYADCQTAGISFYALCASSDDNILAFAEENNIEYPFYFTDETTLKTMIRSNPGLMYLQKGTIMGKWHHNDFPSLSDIEVQ from the coding sequence ATGAAATTTTTAACTTATTTGTCTCGATTAATTGTAGGAGTTCTTTTTATCATTTCAGGACTTATTAAAGCCAATGATGCTCTTGGCTTTTCATACAAATTGGAAGAATACTTTTCTGCCGATGTACTCAATTTAGAATTTTTGATACCACTAGCTTTTGTTATGGCTGCAGGTATTTGTATTTTCGAAGTGGTAGTTGGTATTATGGTGCTTATTGGTGCACGTCCTAAACTAGCCAATTGGTCTTTAATGTTGATGATTGTATTTTTTACTTTCCTAACGTTTTATTCAGCATATTATAACAAAGTAACTGACTGCGGCTGTTTTGGTGATGCTATTAAACTCACACCTTGGGGGTCATTTAGAAAAGACCTCATTCTATTATTTTTCATTTCCATTTTATTCTTAGGGGAGAAACACATCAAATCCTTATTGAGTCGTAAAATGGAAAATATGTTTTTAGCCATCGTTACTTTTTTCTGTTTTGCTTTTGTTGTCCATACCTACAGACACTTACCAGTAAAAGATTTTAGACCTTATGCTATAGGGAATAACATAACAGAGGGCATGAAAACCTGTGATGAGTTAGAATTACCTTGTACCGAAGAAGCCTATTATTATGTCGTAAAAAACAAAGCAACTGGAGAGGTTTCAGAGATGCTTTCTACAGATTATCAAGATAAGTGGGAAGACTATGATTTTGTCGAAGCAACAGAAAAAACCATTGTATTGCAAGAGGGTTACGAACCACCAATTCATGATTTTTCCATTACTAAAGATGGTGTTGATTATACCTATTCGGTGCTAGATGAAGATAACGCATTTCTATTGGTTTGTTATAATATTGACAAAACTTCTGCTTCTTCTCAAGAAGAAATCAATGCTTTTTATGCCGATTGTCAAACGGCAGGAATTTCTTTCTATGCTTTGTGTGCCTCTAGCGATGATAATATTTTAGCTTTTGCAGAAGAAAACAACATAGAATATCCATTTTATTTTACAGATGAAACCACTTTAAAAACGATGATTCGTTCAAATCCAGGGTTAATGTATCTGCAAAAAGGAACAATTATGGGAAAATGGCATCATAATGATTTCCCATCTTTAAGTGATATAGAAGTTCAATAA
- a CDS encoding DUF1599 domain-containing protein, which translates to MEQTIREYDVASAKCKDIFIKKMKDYGCAWRILRLSSLTDQIFIKAQRIRSIEMKGSQKVGEDIRNEFIGIVNYSIIALIQLEKGIAEQPDMENHEVQELYEKYYTESKELMKSKNHDYGEAWRDMRVSSLTDLILQKLLRVKQIEDNQGKTLISEGIDANYFDMINYSIFALIKLK; encoded by the coding sequence ATGGAACAAACCATTCGTGAATATGATGTGGCATCAGCCAAATGTAAGGATATTTTTATCAAAAAAATGAAAGATTATGGTTGTGCTTGGCGTATTCTAAGACTATCGTCACTTACGGACCAGATTTTCATAAAAGCCCAAAGAATACGTAGTATTGAGATGAAGGGTTCTCAAAAGGTTGGTGAAGATATAAGAAATGAATTTATTGGTATTGTCAATTATTCCATCATTGCACTTATTCAGTTAGAGAAGGGTATTGCAGAACAGCCTGATATGGAAAATCATGAAGTACAAGAACTGTATGAAAAATACTACACTGAATCCAAAGAACTGATGAAATCTAAGAATCACGATTATGGAGAGGCTTGGAGAGATATGCGAGTCAGTTCTTTGACCGATTTGATACTTCAGAAACTTCTAAGAGTTAAGCAAATAGAAGACAACCAAGGTAAAACCTTGATTTCTGAAGGGATTGATGCCAATTATTTTGATATGATTAACTATTCTATTTTTGCACTAATTAAACTTAAATAA
- the folP gene encoding dihydropteroate synthase has product MTKNKNLNTPITIDCNSKLLDLSTPAIMGILNLTDDSFYDGGQHNSIKKALLQTEKMLDDGAKIIDIGAYSSRPNAKHISLDEEWQRLEKTLQIINKEFPKAILSVDTFRSEIAWRSVDNGADIINDISAGNLDLEMFDVVADLNVPYIMMHMQGTPQTMQDNPHYDCIEKEVANYFLNKVKTLQQKGLSKIIIDPGFGFGKTLEHNYQLLNNLEELHTLELPLLVGVSRKSMVYKVLETDAKNSLNGTTAIHALCLSKGASILRVHDVKEAVECVKLINFAKNQL; this is encoded by the coding sequence ATGACTAAAAATAAAAATTTAAACACTCCTATAACGATAGATTGTAATTCAAAATTGCTCGATTTATCAACACCAGCAATAATGGGTATTTTAAACCTTACTGACGATTCTTTTTATGATGGCGGACAACACAATTCCATAAAAAAAGCACTTCTTCAAACTGAAAAAATGCTCGATGATGGAGCTAAAATCATTGATATAGGAGCCTATTCTTCTCGACCTAATGCTAAACACATTAGTCTTGATGAAGAGTGGCAAAGATTAGAAAAAACACTACAAATTATTAACAAAGAATTTCCTAAAGCTATACTTTCTGTAGATACCTTTCGTTCAGAAATTGCTTGGCGAAGTGTCGATAATGGTGCAGATATAATCAATGATATTTCTGCTGGAAATTTAGACCTAGAAATGTTTGATGTTGTTGCAGATTTAAATGTTCCTTACATTATGATGCATATGCAAGGCACTCCACAAACTATGCAAGACAATCCACATTACGATTGCATAGAAAAAGAAGTGGCGAACTATTTTTTAAACAAAGTGAAAACACTACAACAAAAAGGTCTAAGTAAAATCATTATTGACCCTGGCTTTGGATTTGGCAAAACACTTGAACACAACTACCAATTGTTAAATAATCTAGAAGAACTTCATACTCTAGAACTTCCCCTATTAGTAGGAGTTTCAAGAAAGTCAATGGTATATAAAGTATTGGAAACAGATGCTAAAAATTCACTCAACGGAACAACCGCTATTCATGCTTTGTGTTTAAGCAAGGGAGCATCAATTCTGAGGGTGCACGATGTAAAAGAAGCTGTTGAGTGTGTAAAATTAATTAACTTCGCCAAAAACCAATTATAA
- a CDS encoding TIGR00159 family protein, whose amino-acid sequence MGFLEFNILDILDILLVAFLLFQLYKLIKGTVAIRIFIGIAAIYLLWKLVEALQMELLSEILGQFIGVGVLAVIIVFQQELRRFLLMIGNTKFFSKDGVLKFNWINDETAAEVKISDIVQACDEMAKTKTGAIIVITRENGLPNYIETGEIINAKTSNIFLQSIFFKNSPLHDGAVIITGDTIKAARCVLPTIENDSFPSNLGMRHRAAAGITENTDSIAVVVSEERGKISVAYKGKLEISLSADQLKEFLQRELHQ is encoded by the coding sequence ATGGGTTTCTTAGAATTTAACATATTAGACATTTTAGACATCTTACTGGTAGCATTTCTGCTATTTCAATTGTACAAATTGATAAAAGGTACTGTAGCCATTCGTATTTTTATTGGTATTGCAGCTATATATTTACTTTGGAAGTTGGTAGAAGCCTTACAAATGGAACTTTTAAGTGAAATTTTAGGGCAATTTATTGGTGTTGGTGTGTTAGCAGTCATTATTGTTTTTCAGCAAGAATTAAGACGCTTTTTATTGATGATAGGAAATACTAAATTTTTCTCTAAAGATGGAGTTTTAAAATTTAATTGGATAAATGACGAAACTGCTGCAGAGGTGAAAATTTCAGACATCGTACAGGCATGTGATGAAATGGCAAAAACTAAAACTGGTGCAATCATCGTTATCACTAGAGAAAATGGCTTACCCAATTACATTGAAACTGGCGAAATAATCAACGCCAAAACATCTAATATCTTTTTACAGAGTATCTTTTTCAAAAACAGCCCTTTACACGATGGTGCGGTCATTATCACTGGCGATACCATTAAAGCAGCTAGATGCGTTCTTCCTACTATAGAAAACGATAGTTTTCCTTCAAATTTAGGTATGCGACACAGAGCAGCGGCTGGTATTACCGAAAATACGGATTCTATTGCTGTTGTTGTTTCAGAAGAAAGGGGTAAAATTTCGGTTGCATACAAAGGCAAATTAGAGATTAGCCTATCTGCCGATCAACTCAAAGAATTCTTACAAAGGGAATTGCACCAATAA
- a CDS encoding ABC transporter permease, with protein MEQRDFSFKKYAWQQFKKNKPALISLYILIALVFVALFAPVIANDQPLYCKYKGETFYPAFSTLVNPSKLDSVINSETGLIEILQFDITDWRKLDLEKVVWAPIPYSPDKGDRYNREYVSPFDEQRYKNSDNEIVAIPNRLRHIMGTDNIGRDLASGLIHGTRISLLVGVLAMGIASIIGVFLGALAGFFGDRNLLMPRSKYYFTLLGVFLAFFYGFGVRKYTLANAFTSGNGIWELVISLILIAAIIVGMRLLSRVFKFGWLAKEVSVPIDTFVSRGIEILNSIPRLILIITISAIFVRSIWLIMVIIGLTSWTGIARFTRAEFLRIRELEYVQAAKSLGYSNFRAIAKHALPNALAPVFVSIAFGVASAILIESSLSFLGIGVPDDVVTWGSLLNLGRQEFEAWWLVMFPGFAIFLTITIYNLIGEGLRDALDPRLKS; from the coding sequence ATGGAACAGAGAGATTTTTCATTTAAAAAATACGCTTGGCAGCAGTTTAAGAAAAACAAACCAGCCCTAATATCATTATATATTCTGATAGCATTGGTTTTTGTAGCCTTATTTGCGCCTGTTATAGCTAATGACCAACCTTTGTATTGTAAGTATAAAGGAGAAACTTTTTATCCTGCATTTTCCACTTTGGTTAATCCATCTAAGTTAGATTCTGTCATCAACTCTGAAACAGGTCTTATTGAAATCCTTCAGTTTGATATTACAGATTGGAGGAAGCTAGATTTAGAAAAGGTAGTCTGGGCACCTATACCTTATTCTCCAGACAAGGGTGACAGATATAACAGAGAATACGTATCGCCATTCGATGAACAACGGTATAAAAATAGTGACAATGAAATTGTCGCCATTCCTAACCGCTTAAGGCACATTATGGGAACTGACAACATAGGTAGAGATTTGGCGTCAGGACTAATTCATGGTACTCGAATATCACTTTTGGTAGGAGTATTAGCTATGGGTATAGCAAGTATTATTGGGGTCTTTTTAGGGGCTTTGGCTGGTTTCTTTGGTGATAGAAATTTATTAATGCCTCGATCTAAATATTACTTTACACTATTGGGAGTTTTCTTAGCTTTCTTTTATGGTTTTGGTGTTAGAAAATACACTTTAGCAAATGCTTTTACTTCAGGCAATGGAATTTGGGAACTTGTCATCTCTTTAATTTTAATTGCTGCTATCATAGTAGGAATGCGTCTTTTATCTAGAGTGTTCAAATTTGGCTGGTTAGCCAAAGAGGTTAGTGTACCAATTGATACTTTTGTTTCTAGAGGTATTGAGATTTTAAACTCAATTCCTAGACTAATTCTAATCATTACTATATCGGCCATTTTCGTAAGAAGTATATGGTTAATTATGGTAATTATTGGTCTTACTTCATGGACTGGTATAGCACGTTTTACTCGTGCTGAATTTTTACGTATCAGAGAGTTAGAGTACGTTCAAGCGGCTAAATCTCTGGGTTATTCTAATTTTAGAGCCATTGCTAAACATGCACTTCCTAATGCATTAGCACCTGTATTTGTGTCAATTGCCTTTGGTGTAGCATCAGCAATCCTTATAGAAAGTTCTTTATCTTTTCTAGGAATTGGTGTTCCAGATGATGTAGTAACGTGGGGGTCTTTACTTAATTTAGGACGTCAAGAATTTGAAGCGTGGTGGTTGGTTATGTTCCCAGGATTTGCAATATTCTTAACTATTACTATCTATAATTTGATAGGTGAGGGGCTAAGAGATGCACTTGATCCTAGATTGAAAAGCTAA